The region GTCATCCTTGCCGGCGCGGTGATGCCAGCTGGTGCGCGGACCGACGGGGGCAAGCTGCTCGGTATTCTGCACCACCGACGACAGCTCCGTCGTGTTGCGCTGGATCAGCCAGTCGAAGCGGCCGGCATAATGGGCGTCGTCCCGCTTGGCGCCATCGAGGGCATTGATGACGATCTTCAGGCCGAGCTTCTCCATCTGGCCGACGACACCTTCGGCAAGGCTCTTGTCGGTCGTGTACTGATTGTTGATCAGCATGACGATTTCGACATCCTTGCCGCCCGCCGTGCCGGCCGGGAAGTTCACGATGCCGTTGCCATCGGTGTCCTTGAGCCCGGCTTCGGCGAGTTCGGCCTTGGCGCCCTTGAGATCATAGGGATAGTAGACGGTGGAGTTGCGGTCGTAGAAGCTGGTGCCGGACGAAAGCCCGCCCGGATAGATTGCCGTAAACGGCCCCTTGACCAGCGAGTCGCCGATCGCTTTCCGATCCAGCGCCATGGTGACGGCCTTGCGGAAATCCTCGTTGCGGTTGAGCTCGCGGATCGCCTGGCCGCGCTCGTCCGGGTTGCCCCAGCCATTGGCGGAGAAGTTCATGCGCAAGTTATAGCCGATCAGGCGCGGTCCGAAGGCAAGACGGGCGGGCGCGGTCTTTTCGGCGGCGCGTTTCAGCGAAGCGACGAAATTCTCCGGCTGCTCGAGGTTGGAGAAATCGGCGGATCCGGCCACCGCCTGAACGTCACGGTCGGCCCAGGTCGAGAGCTTGTAGTGCAGCTCATTGAGATAGGGCAGCTGGTTGCCCTTCTCGTCGGTCTTCCAGTAGTAGGGGTTGCGACGCAGGACGATGATGTCGTCGGGGCGATATTCCACAGGCACCCAGGCGCCCATCACGGGCATGTTCATGAACTCCGGCGGAAAGGCGTTCTTGAACTGGTCGTAGGTGTTCTTCGAATATTTCGGATGCTGCGGTTTGAGGATATGCGACGGACCCGGGCAGAAGTTCGGGTAGGACATCGTGTAGAGATATTGCTTCGGGAAGGCTTCCTTGAAGGTCCATTCGATGGTGTAGTCATCGATCTTCTTCAGCGTCGTGCCCACACCGAAGGCTTCCGGCGAGGCGCCGCCGCCGAGCGGCGAGACGTTGGGATCGATGACCTCGTCCTCCCAATAGAACATGATGTCGTCGGCATTGAACGGCGCGCCGTCGGACCATTTGGCGCCTTCGATCAGATGCATTGTGAGCTTATGGCCGTCCTCGGACCACTCCCAGCCCTTGGCGAGATTCGGCAGCGGCTCCGTATCCTTGGCTTCCACCTGGAAGAGCGGTGCGGTGCGCGTCAGGCATTCGGAAAGGCCGATATCGATGCCGCCCCAGCCCTGCGTCTGGCCGGCACCATAATTCCAGCCCTCCGGCCGGCCACCGATGACATGGCGCATCGTATCGCCGTAGACGCCGATGCCGTCGGGCATGTTGCCGGTCTTAAAGACCAGCGGCTCCTTCGGCAGCCGGTCCTTGACCGGCGGCAGCTTGCCGGCGGCGACGAAATTCTTGGTGACCCAGTCCGGCTCGTGATATTCGGGCAGCGCCTTGAACTCCAGAATGGAGTCGCGTGCGACATAATTGATCTTGCCTTCGGCCGGAAAGTTCGGCGGCACCGGCGGGACAGTCGGCTCCGAGGCATAGGCGTTCAGCGCCATGACGGAGACGCCGAGCGCCAAGCCGGCCAGGATGCCTGTTTTGCGGAAATTCATCATCGTTTCTCCCTCTGTTTCGGAGCGCGGTCACGCCGGCTCCTTTCCTCGCACGATTGTGAAAGCGGGTTTGATGTCATGGATTTCCCTCCCGGAAACCCATGACGATCCATCCTTCACGAATTTACACGGCCTGTTTCAGAGCGGCCTTTTCGGCACGCAGCTCCTCGATCGAGCGGACGTTGCGGCGGGCAGCGCCCGCCCAGTCGCGGGTCTGCACCTTCGATTTCGACAGCCGCTCCTTGGCGGCCGGCACGGCATCGGCATATTGCGGCAGCCAGCGGGCCTGCGCAACGACCATCTCGTCCACCATCTGCCAGACCTCCTCGGGCGTCGAGACGGCGCCGACCAGCGGATCGTGCAGCACCGCAAGCTTCAACAGGTCGATATCGCCCGAAATCGCCGCGTGCACCGACATGCGCTGGACGTTGATCGAGGCAATGCAGGTGGCAGCGCAGGCTTCCGGCAGGGTGACACCCGAAACCATGTTGATGCCGAAGCGATCCACGAAACCGGGCGATTCAATGATCGCATCGGACGGCAGATTGGTGATGACGCCATTGTTCTTGACGTTGAAATGGCCGCGATAGACCCGGTTCGTTTCCAGCCCCTCGAGGATATGGCTCGCATGTTCGTTCGAGCGCTTGGCGGGATCGATCGGCTTCGATGCGGATTCCAGGAATTGCGGGAATTCCGTCTCGAACCAGTTGCGGATTTCCGTCGAGTGACGAAGGTAGCCGCCGGTCTCGCCGTGAATCCAGTCGGACATGTCAATCCAGCGGGTAATTTCCTCCGGCCGCTTGCGGTACCAGGGCAGATATTCCGAGAGATGGCCGTTGCTTTCGGTGGAATAGACGCCGAAACGTTTCAGCACGTCGATGCGCAGTTTCTCCTGCTGCGAATACACGGGATGCGCCTCGAAGGCGGCAACCAACTCGTCTTTGCCGATCTTGCGGCCATTGAGGCGAAGGTCGATGAACCAGGTCTGGTGGTTGATGCCGGAGCAGATGTAATCGAGTTCGCTCACCGACTTGGCGCCGAGCACCTCGGCGATCTGTTCGGCGCCGTGCTGCACGCCGTGGCAGAGGCCGACGGTGTCGACCTTGCCGTATTCGATCGCCGCCCAGGTGTTCATCGCCATCGGGTTGGCGTAGTTGAGGAACTTGGCGCCCGGCTCGGCGACCTCCCTTATGTCCTTGCAGAAATCGAGGATGACCGGAATGTTGCGCTGACCGTAGAGGATGCCGCCGGCGCAGATCGTATCGCCGACACACTGGTCGATGCCGTATTTCAGCGGAATTCTGATATCGTCGGCATAGGCCTCGAGCCCGCCGACCCTGACGCAGCTGATGACGTAACGCGCGCCTTCCAGTGCCTTACGGCGGTCGGTCGTCGCCGTCACCCTGGTCGGCAGCTTGTTTGCCTCGACGACACGGTCGAGGATCGCCTTGATCATCTCGAGGTTATGTTCGCTTATGTCGGTCAGCGCGAATTCGATGTCGCGAAACTCGGGAACGCACAATATGTCGGTAAACAGCTTCTTGGTGAAGCCGACGCTGCCCGCACCGATGATAGCGATTTTGAAACTCATGATCTTCACCTCGGCTCAATCGAATGCTAGAGAAAAGATTGATATGGAGGACCAAGCCGCATGCCGGCGCATGTGGTTGAAAAAGCCGTAAAACTGCCTGTTTTCCTCCCGGCCGCTCCATCGGCCGCGGTCTCTTCTTTCTTGTCGAGCGGGATTATGCCCGAAATCGACAGGCCGACCAGAGAAGGATTATGCTTTCAGGGGTAATTTTGTGCTGCAGGATTTGATTGCCAACGGACAGTCGATGAGGACGGTTTCGCTGCCCCGCGGCGGTCAGCGGCTGCATGCCATGCCGACCAGCGCCGGTTATGAGGTACGCGAGAACGAAACCTATGACTGGGACGGCCGCAGGCGCGGCCAGACGCCTTTCACCGTGCTGCAGCACACGATCAGCGGCACCGGCCGGCTGCGTTACCAGAACCGCAACCACCGCCTCCAAGGCGGCGATACGCTGCTCGTTTTGGTGCCGCACAATCACCGCTACTGGTTGGAAAAGGGCGACCGGTGGGAATATTTCTGGATCTCGATGAACGGCGAGGAGACCTTGCGCATCCACAAGCTGGTGCTTGCGACCGCCGGCCCGGTGTTGAAGCTGCAGCCCTCGACGATCGACCACCT is a window of Rhizobium lentis DNA encoding:
- a CDS encoding ABC transporter substrate-binding protein; its protein translation is MMNFRKTGILAGLALGVSVMALNAYASEPTVPPVPPNFPAEGKINYVARDSILEFKALPEYHEPDWVTKNFVAAGKLPPVKDRLPKEPLVFKTGNMPDGIGVYGDTMRHVIGGRPEGWNYGAGQTQGWGGIDIGLSECLTRTAPLFQVEAKDTEPLPNLAKGWEWSEDGHKLTMHLIEGAKWSDGAPFNADDIMFYWEDEVIDPNVSPLGGGASPEAFGVGTTLKKIDDYTIEWTFKEAFPKQYLYTMSYPNFCPGPSHILKPQHPKYSKNTYDQFKNAFPPEFMNMPVMGAWVPVEYRPDDIIVLRRNPYYWKTDEKGNQLPYLNELHYKLSTWADRDVQAVAGSADFSNLEQPENFVASLKRAAEKTAPARLAFGPRLIGYNLRMNFSANGWGNPDERGQAIRELNRNEDFRKAVTMALDRKAIGDSLVKGPFTAIYPGGLSSGTSFYDRNSTVYYPYDLKGAKAELAEAGLKDTDGNGIVNFPAGTAGGKDVEIVMLINNQYTTDKSLAEGVVGQMEKLGLKIVINALDGAKRDDAHYAGRFDWLIQRNTTELSSVVQNTEQLAPVGPRTSWHHRAGKDDQLDLMPFETQLVDVVNKFRTSQDNDERVDLMKQYQKISTEHVNTVGLTEYPGALIINKRFSNVPQGTPIMMFNWAEDSVIRERLWVAADKQGKYELFPEQLPGKPGDKGPIN
- a CDS encoding alpha-glucosidase/alpha-galactosidase, whose product is MSFKIAIIGAGSVGFTKKLFTDILCVPEFRDIEFALTDISEHNLEMIKAILDRVVEANKLPTRVTATTDRRKALEGARYVISCVRVGGLEAYADDIRIPLKYGIDQCVGDTICAGGILYGQRNIPVILDFCKDIREVAEPGAKFLNYANPMAMNTWAAIEYGKVDTVGLCHGVQHGAEQIAEVLGAKSVSELDYICSGINHQTWFIDLRLNGRKIGKDELVAAFEAHPVYSQQEKLRIDVLKRFGVYSTESNGHLSEYLPWYRKRPEEITRWIDMSDWIHGETGGYLRHSTEIRNWFETEFPQFLESASKPIDPAKRSNEHASHILEGLETNRVYRGHFNVKNNGVITNLPSDAIIESPGFVDRFGINMVSGVTLPEACAATCIASINVQRMSVHAAISGDIDLLKLAVLHDPLVGAVSTPEEVWQMVDEMVVAQARWLPQYADAVPAAKERLSKSKVQTRDWAGAARRNVRSIEELRAEKAALKQAV